The following are encoded in a window of Brevibacillus sp. DP1.3A genomic DNA:
- a CDS encoding aminotransferase class V-fold PLP-dependent enzyme: MAIIYLDNAASTWPKPPAVKEMMAEVIEDFAANPGRGGHALAMKASKAVFRTRVQVSRLFGIQNPNNLFFYLNATQALNQAIKGFLQAGEHVISSTVEHNSVRRPIEYMRKNNQVKATFVEPREDHQFYVEDFAKAITPATRLIVVSHASNLTGVILPVAELGKLAKEHGITFLVDASQSAGVLPIDVEAMNIDMLAFPGHKGLYGPQGTGGLYVSSDIDLEPLIHGGTGSQSEAIDQPTTRPDRYESGTLNTVGLAGLQAGVDFVMEKGVDNIRHHEWELVKQTILGLQQIEGVHVYGPGIETERVGVVAFNIGEVDAAEVSFILDQQYGIATRSGFHCTPLGHQTAGTEQRGAVRASFGIFNSEKDVEALHNAVREIAAAFV, from the coding sequence ATGGCGATCATCTATTTGGATAACGCAGCTTCTACATGGCCGAAGCCACCAGCAGTCAAAGAAATGATGGCAGAGGTCATCGAGGATTTTGCTGCAAATCCTGGCCGAGGTGGACATGCACTGGCGATGAAAGCGAGTAAAGCTGTGTTTCGGACACGGGTGCAAGTGTCACGGTTGTTTGGGATTCAAAACCCGAATAACCTCTTTTTTTATCTCAATGCTACTCAAGCGCTTAATCAGGCCATAAAAGGATTCTTACAAGCAGGCGAGCATGTTATTTCTTCGACTGTTGAGCATAATTCGGTAAGACGTCCCATCGAGTACATGCGCAAAAACAATCAAGTAAAAGCTACTTTTGTCGAGCCGAGAGAAGACCATCAATTCTATGTAGAGGATTTTGCCAAGGCAATTACGCCCGCGACGCGGTTAATCGTTGTGAGTCATGCCTCCAATCTGACAGGTGTCATCCTGCCTGTAGCCGAACTGGGGAAACTGGCAAAAGAGCACGGAATTACGTTTTTGGTGGATGCTTCTCAGTCTGCTGGTGTTTTGCCTATCGATGTAGAGGCAATGAATATTGATATGCTTGCTTTTCCTGGGCACAAAGGGCTGTATGGTCCACAAGGTACAGGTGGTTTGTACGTGAGTAGTGATATTGACCTCGAGCCCTTGATTCATGGGGGGACAGGCAGTCAGTCTGAAGCGATCGATCAACCGACAACTCGTCCAGACCGATACGAAAGCGGGACACTCAATACGGTTGGTTTGGCAGGGCTGCAAGCAGGCGTTGATTTTGTCATGGAAAAAGGTGTGGATAACATTCGTCATCACGAATGGGAATTGGTGAAGCAAACGATCCTTGGATTGCAGCAGATCGAGGGTGTACATGTCTACGGACCAGGGATTGAGACCGAACGTGTAGGCGTGGTTGCTTTTAATATCGGAGAGGTGGATGCAGCAGAGGTATCGTTTATCCTGGATCAACAATACGGGATTGCGACCAGATCGGGTTTTCATTGCACGCCACTGGGTCACCAGACTGCCGGTACCGAACAACGTGGAGCGGTTCGAGCCAGCTTTGGAATTTTCAACTCAGAGAAAGATGTAGAAGCGCTTCATAACGCTGTTAGGGAAATAGCAGCAGCGTTTGTGTAA
- a CDS encoding ParB/RepB/Spo0J family partition protein: MSRGLGKGLNALITSNLIEEGEQVKEVSINEIRPNPYQPRKEFEQSAIEELAQSIKEHGIIQPLIVRKSIKGYELVAGERRLRAAKVAGLKEVPVVVKAYTDQQLMEIALIENLQRENLNPLEEAEAYDKLISHHDYTQEQLAQKIGKSRPHVANMLRLLQLPEKIRKMVSAAELSMGHSRALLGVTDKKVQQQLANDVVEKGLSVRQLEELVKQLNVSRETKKKKLAKNEPVLIEMEERLRSRFGTSVKIKKGSKRGKIEIDFYSQEDLERIIEMLNIEK, encoded by the coding sequence ATGAGTAGAGGATTGGGAAAAGGGCTGAATGCACTTATTACTTCCAATCTCATCGAAGAAGGGGAACAGGTAAAAGAGGTTTCCATCAATGAGATTCGTCCTAACCCTTATCAGCCCCGGAAAGAATTCGAACAATCAGCTATCGAGGAACTAGCACAGTCAATCAAAGAGCATGGGATCATCCAACCGCTAATTGTTCGGAAAAGCATCAAAGGTTATGAGCTGGTAGCTGGGGAAAGACGATTGCGTGCTGCAAAGGTAGCGGGGTTAAAAGAGGTTCCGGTAGTAGTAAAGGCGTACACAGATCAGCAATTAATGGAGATTGCCCTGATTGAGAACTTGCAGCGGGAAAATCTGAATCCACTCGAAGAGGCTGAGGCTTATGACAAGCTGATTTCTCACCATGATTATACGCAAGAACAGCTTGCACAAAAGATAGGGAAGAGTCGACCGCATGTAGCCAACATGCTGCGTTTGCTGCAACTGCCAGAGAAGATCCGAAAAATGGTCTCGGCAGCCGAACTATCCATGGGACATTCGCGTGCTTTGCTTGGGGTAACGGATAAGAAAGTACAACAACAGCTTGCAAATGACGTGGTGGAAAAGGGATTGAGTGTTCGTCAGCTGGAAGAGCTTGTGAAGCAGCTCAATGTTTCACGTGAAACAAAAAAGAAAAAGCTAGCGAAAAACGAGCCCGTTTTGATTGAGATGGAGGAACGGCTACGCAGTCGTTTTGGCACATCGGTCAAGATTAAAAAAGGATCGAAGCGCGGCAAGATCGAGATTGACTTCTATTCACAGGAAGACTTGGAACGAATCATCGAAATGTTGAATATAGAGAAGTAA